The Canis lupus dingo isolate Sandy chromosome 7, ASM325472v2, whole genome shotgun sequence DNA window CAAGATCTGAGGAATTTGTAGAGTACATTAAATATCCTGTAGCATGGCTACAAAGGGCTGTGGTAGGACAGTGATAGATGGCCTCTAAAGCCATCTCACAAGATGCTGTGATTGACATATAggtgtgtcttctcttttttgacAATTCTACAGATTATTCAGGTCAAGGAGTCGACCAGCTGCAAAAAGTGATTGACACAATCAAAACCAACCCTGACGACAGAAGAATTATTCTGTGTGGTTGGAATCCAAAAGGTTGAAACCATTCCAGTTATTCTCTTGTGTCCTAACTGTACCATTAGCACAAAGGGAAGCCATGTTGCCTTGCATGGAGGCCACTGCTGAGAGGCTGGACCCTGGGATCCACTCCCAGCCACATGGCtggtgtgaccctgggcaagtcccaCTTGGGCCCATTTTCAACTTCAGATGATGGAGCTGGGTGAAGATGATCTTAATGTGTGTATTTATACTTGTTTTacttcggggggggggggctttaaattacctataaaaatatacctaggattttaaatacagtttaaaCTGGGGCAGGTGAAGTTTCATATCTCCTCCATCTGGCTCTTAtccttttaacatttatattgtaAAATTAAACTCTACCAAGGTGTAATAAGTATTGGCCAGAGTGGAAGGTTTGCTTTAGGTTTGAATAGAGGAGGGTGTGCCAGTTTCCTGTGGCCCCTGGAAATGAATTCATTTCTCCCATACTGTAGTTTGGTGCCATGAAGGTGGCACAAATAATTTGAGCTTGGATGATTGTTGCTTCAATTGTAAACATTATCTGCAGGAGTCTTCTGTTGATGGATGGGTCACTGTAGGCATTATGCCATCCTCAGGATTGGAATGGGTGCTCTTGACACAGGGAGGTGTGGGTCATGGGGCAGTGGCCCAGGGGCTATTTCTCATGATCTCCCCCGTATGACTTCCCTTCTGTTTCTCTCCTGTTTTAATTTGTGGGTAGCTGCATTCCTTAAAACCACGCatgcctcattttcctttgtgCTGGTTCCTCAGATCTTCCTCTGATGGCCCTACCTCCGTGCCATGCCCTCTGCCAGTTCTATGTGGTGAACGGTGAGCTGTCCTGCCAGCTATACCAGAGGTCAGGAGACATGGGGCTGGGCGTGCCCTTCAACATCGCCAGCTACGCCCTGCTCACCTACATGATCGCACACATCACAGGCCTGAAGGTGGGCTGCTCTCAGGAAAGAACGGCTGCTGCCAGCCGAAAGCACTGAGCGCTTAGATTATTTAATGTGGAAAGACTGATTGCAGAGAAGTCAGTGTCtgattagttttaaaatgtgacGTTAGAAATCTAGTTGGTCACCTGGCAAGCTTCCACGAAGCTATCCTGTCTTTGTCGTTTGTATAACAAACAGGTTTAGATAGGTTATTTATAACACAAGACAACTTTTGTGAATATCAGCTTTTCTCAAAAGCTACACTggtgaaattattttctgaaaagccTTGGAATGTCTGCAAAGTCTATataatgtgctttttcttttacattaaaagattttatttctttattcatgagagacacagaaagaggcagagacataggcagagggagaagcaggctccatgcagggagcctgatgcgggattccatcctaggaccccaggatcatgacctgagccaaaggcagacgctcaaccgctgagccacccaggcgcccccataatGTGCTTTTAAATGATCTGtcttaaattaaaactaaaacatttaCCATTTTGCTTGTTCTGGTGGGATCTAGCCAGGTGACTTCATACATACTTTGGGAGATGCGCATATTTACCTGAATCACATTGAGCCGCTGAAAATACAGGTAAGACTGTTATTTGTCACTATGGAGTTTGGTACCTTCTCTTGATAAAAGGCTCCCTTATAGAACATCCCTTGTGTAACAGACTGTCTGCTCTGTGCTGGGGAAGAAATAAGATGCCCTGCTCTGGCTGCAGGGCTTCAGCTTAGGGGTTtgtggtgggcaggtgggcagggacaAGGCAGACACATCTCAGCAACCACAGGCACTTAATGTGACCGTGCCCTGAGATACAAGAGACtactgtgagagagagagagagagaaagagcccgTATTTAGACCAATGGGTGTGGGACCTTCCCAAGGTAGCATCTCGACTTATTTTTACTTGGAGAATTTAAATGGTGATGTTTTCCCTTTATTACGTTAAATGCCATACACAGCTATTAACTTTCAAAAGTTTGTCCAAATCCCAAGTTAACAGCAGCCAACAAATGATTTGAAGTGGCAATTAAAATGTGTCTAATGCTTAATGAgtccccagaaaaaaaaactgaactgaaCCCTTTGAGCCCCTTCCAGATGAGATCCAGGTTTTGAAAGTTCCTCCTTTGTGTGGAGCTTGGCTGCTTTTGTGTAGAGGGTTACTTCAGGGTTTACCCAGTTGCTTCTCTGGCTGTCTGCTCCAGAGATGCTGGACGGAGTAATGTGAGGTTGGAACCCATGTCCACATCCTCATTGCTGCCATCTGTTCACGCCAGGAACCCTGGCTTGCATCCCTCTCTGTTGTCAACAGATGTCATCTTCCCTCACCCTCTTTGCCAGGGACAGTTGAGATAGGGATTATGGGACTCAAATAACCATACTTGAGTGCCTAATAGGAGTCACAGATATGAAAGTAAAGACTGTTGTCCCATCCTTAATACGTTTACCAAGAGCAGTCAATTATAAGATGAGCCACTAGGCTCCTCAGCTGGTGTGCTACCACCCAGACATCCTTCATTCTCTACATGTGGGAAAGAAATCAGTTGGTTACATTCCAGAAGTGTTCCATAAGCAGGGGCAGGTGTCTGCACTATTACACTCCAGtggaataatattttgttgataaaaTACTATGTACCTGTTTCACAAGGAACAGAGTTAAAGCAGGTTGTATGGATAATGGCAAAATAATGGTCTCCTATTGTTTTTAGCTGCAGCGAGAACCAAGGCCTTTCCCGAAGCTCAGAATCCTTCGAAGAGTTGAGAAAATTGATGACTTCAAGGCTGAAGACTTTCAGATCGAGGGGTACAATCCTCACCCaactattaaaatggaaatggctGTGTAAAGTGCTTTTAAAAGAGGTGATATTCAGTCTGTAGGGGTTGACTGAATGCCCAGGCTTTCACTCCGTTTGCcctagagggaggaggaggaactaGGTCAAAAATCTCTCGTGACCAGCAGCTATTATTCATTAACTTATAAGATGTTGCCACTGGCAAACATAATCTTGTGGCTTCTCTTAGTAACCAAAAGCTTTGAGTTTGGTTGACTCACTAAGGTGTGAAAGTGCCGAGTTTGGGAATAAAGTCAGGAAAGTGAACACtgaaatacacttaaaatatgtACATGCATTTCAATCCGTTTTTATGAAGGTCTGCGAATTTCAAGAATTACACATCAGCTGTTAACCCCAAATTTGAGCAAGCTGAGGAACACCAGCATTCTTAACGTACAATTGTGGCTATGAACATTTAAagttatttgctttatatattgttataataaAGGTATGTATTGCATTTGTGTTCtgcattcatctttttaaattttttattctatattgcTATTCTGCTCA harbors:
- the TYMS gene encoding thymidylate synthase encodes the protein MPAPGSELQRPPSPPAAQKPRARPQPPPHGELQYLGQVEHILSCGARKHDRTGTGTLSVFGMQARYSLRDEFPLLTTKRVFWKGVLEELLWFIKGSTNAKELSSRGVKIWDANGSRDFLDSLGFANREEGDLGPIYGFQWRHFGAEYKDKDSDYSGQGVDQLQKVIDTIKTNPDDRRIILCGWNPKDLPLMALPPCHALCQFYVVNGELSCQLYQRSGDMGLGVPFNIASYALLTYMIAHITGLKPGDFIHTLGDAHIYLNHIEPLKIQLQREPRPFPKLRILRRVEKIDDFKAEDFQIEGYNPHPTIKMEMAV